The following proteins come from a genomic window of Pyxidicoccus sp. MSG2:
- a CDS encoding methyl-accepting chemotaxis protein: MRLKLKLMQKMMVVPAVAGVFLVAILVAFVTLGMLSGRVYERINSSHVPTIELSREVNLRYPGLHRGVMAEVTRKAEGGLEPLRTELKELQVKLDLAREVSGAKVERADALKGALTAYWADAEQALALAVKGDAQADAARAKLEAAYQSLHGAFKQAAEEDAQTIGVAYDELKGLQITMQVLVIVLVVAGITLTVLLALWLHREVTVPVGKLTAVATRIAQEGDLTQAIDTSAQDEVGELARGFKVMVDRLRSVPSTIASVVTDLSAAAGRLTQASQDQVNFLTNQSRSLTEASTTIAEIAQTSSMAASRAEMVLKVAAQADAFSSSGQQSIEQSAEGLQQIRQRVGALVGSIAHLSDQAVHAGEIISSVKDLADQSNVLALNAAIEAARAGEEGRGFAVVAREMRSLSGQSLQSTQRIGKILLEINQAIRQTVSIAEGDSQKMEEGIEQVLSSANTLKDITTVVQESSQAARQIVASVTQQNAGIAQMTEVMTQLSTMMADVVTATMTAEEAVMSINTSLGQLKDLSTTFRV; this comes from the coding sequence GTGCGTCTGAAGCTGAAGTTGATGCAGAAGATGATGGTGGTGCCCGCGGTGGCCGGCGTGTTCCTCGTCGCCATCCTCGTGGCCTTCGTCACGCTGGGCATGCTGTCGGGCCGTGTGTACGAACGCATCAACTCCTCCCACGTGCCCACCATCGAGCTGAGCCGTGAGGTGAACCTCCGCTACCCGGGGCTCCACCGCGGCGTCATGGCCGAGGTGACGCGCAAGGCGGAGGGCGGGCTGGAGCCGCTGCGCACGGAGCTGAAGGAGCTGCAGGTGAAGCTCGACCTGGCGCGCGAGGTGTCGGGCGCGAAGGTGGAGCGGGCCGACGCGCTCAAGGGCGCGCTGACGGCGTACTGGGCGGATGCCGAGCAGGCCCTGGCGCTCGCGGTGAAGGGTGACGCGCAGGCGGACGCCGCGCGCGCGAAGCTCGAGGCCGCCTACCAGTCGCTCCACGGCGCGTTCAAGCAGGCCGCGGAGGAGGACGCGCAGACCATCGGCGTCGCGTACGACGAGCTGAAGGGGCTGCAAATCACCATGCAGGTGCTGGTCATCGTGCTGGTGGTGGCGGGCATCACCCTGACGGTGCTGCTGGCGCTCTGGCTGCACCGCGAGGTGACGGTGCCGGTGGGCAAGCTGACGGCGGTGGCCACGCGGATTGCGCAGGAGGGTGACCTCACGCAGGCCATCGACACGAGCGCGCAGGACGAGGTGGGCGAGCTGGCGCGCGGCTTCAAGGTGATGGTGGACCGGCTGCGCAGCGTGCCGAGCACCATCGCCTCGGTGGTGACGGACCTGTCCGCGGCGGCCGGGCGCCTGACACAGGCCAGCCAGGACCAGGTGAACTTCCTCACCAACCAGTCCCGCAGCCTCACCGAGGCGAGCACCACGATTGCCGAAATCGCGCAGACGTCCAGCATGGCGGCCAGCCGCGCGGAGATGGTGCTGAAGGTGGCGGCGCAGGCGGACGCGTTCAGCTCCTCGGGCCAGCAGTCGATTGAGCAGAGCGCAGAGGGGCTCCAGCAGATTCGCCAGCGGGTGGGCGCGCTGGTGGGCAGCATCGCGCACCTGAGCGACCAGGCCGTGCACGCGGGTGAAATCATCAGCAGCGTGAAGGACCTGGCGGACCAGTCCAACGTGCTGGCGCTGAACGCGGCCATTGAAGCCGCGCGCGCGGGCGAGGAGGGCCGGGGCTTCGCGGTGGTGGCGCGCGAGATGCGCTCGCTCAGCGGTCAGTCGCTGCAGAGCACGCAGCGCATCGGCAAGATTCTCCTCGAAATCAACCAGGCCATCCGCCAGACGGTGTCCATCGCGGAGGGTGACAGCCAGAAGATGGAGGAGGGCATCGAGCAGGTGCTCTCTTCGGCGAACACGCTGAAGGACATCACCACGGTGGTGCAGGAGAGCAGCCAGGCCGCCCGGCAGATTGTCGCCTCCGTCACCCAGCAGAACGCCGGCATCGCGCAGATGACCGAGGTGATGACGCAGCTGTCGACGATGATGGCGGACGTGGTGACGGCGACGATGACGGCCGAGGAGGCCGTGATGTCCATCAACACGTCGCTGGGTCAGCTGAAGGACCTGTCGACAACGTTCCGCGTCTGA